A region from the Lycium barbarum isolate Lr01 chromosome 8, ASM1917538v2, whole genome shotgun sequence genome encodes:
- the LOC132605475 gene encoding protease Do-like 10, mitochondrial yields MGDKIAGVAFQNLLGAENIGYIIPVPVIKHFIAGVEEHGEYVGFCSLGLSCQRIENAQIREYFQMQSKLTGVLVSGINPLSDASRVLKKDDIILSFDGVPIANDRTVPFRNRERITFDHLVSMKKPNETAELKVLRNGEVHDFKITLHPLQPLVPVHQFDKLPSYFIFAGLVFIPLTQPFLNEYGEDWYNISPRRSRLCARAPRGLRKKPGEQFIILSQVLMDDVNAGYQRLAESQVKKVNGVQVLNLKHLRQLVEDGKKKYVRFDLDGERVIVLDYELARIATPRILKRHKIPYVMSSDLTDDQDAAEFQSACST; encoded by the exons ATGGGTGATAAAATTGCTGGAGTTGCTTTCCAAAACCTTTTGGGTGCAGAGAATATTGG CTACATTATTCCTGTTCCTGTTATAAAGCATTTTATAGCTGGCGTAGAAGAACATGGTGAATACGTTGGGTTTTGCTCTCTAGGCTTGTCATGCCAACGTATTGAAAATGCACAAATTCGAGAATACTTCCAAATGCAGTCCAAATTGACAGGTGTGCTTGTTAGTGGAATCAACCCACTTTCTGATGCTTCTAGAGTATTGAAGAAAGACGATATAATCCTCTCATTTGATGGTGTACCCATAGCAAATGATAGAACAG TTCCTTTCCGAAACAGAGAGAGAATCACATTTGACCATCTCGTATCTATGAAGAAACCAAATGAAACTGCTGAACTTAAAGTCTTGAGGAATGGTGAAGTGCATGACTTCAAGATCACGCTTCATCCT TTGCAACCACTTGTTCCAGTTCATCAATTTGACAAGCTCCCTAGTTATTTCATTTTTGCTGGCCTCGTCTTTATTCCATTAACTCAACCATTCCTTAACGAGTATGGAGAAGACTGGTATAATATCTCACCCCGTCGGAGTCGGCTGTGTGCACGAGCACCTCGGGGACTGCGTAAGAAACCTGGAGAACAATTCATCATCCTTTCACAG GTGTTGATGGATGATGTTAATGCTGGTTATCAGCGCCTTGCCGAGTCACAG GTGAAGAAGGTTAATGGTGTACAAGTTTTGAatt TGAAACATTTACGTCAGCTTGTGGAAGATGGTAAAAAAAAGTATGTGAGATTTGATTTGGATGGTGAGAGGGTGATTGTTTTGGATTATGAATTGGCAAGAATAGCCACACCGCGTATATTGAAACGCCATAAAATACCTTATGTCATGTCTAGCGACCTAACTGATGATCAAGATGCAGCTGAATTTCAGTCGGCTTGCTCAACCTAA